The Pseudomonadota bacterium genome includes a region encoding these proteins:
- a CDS encoding PilZ domain-containing protein: MPDIPAEKAVDDTAATPSETERSQTQVTPSLPQQNRRVVRLRCNYPVTCSMLGKRFTSQVVDMGLEGLRLEVPLRVERGQLIALRYEGPTTCYDYDTVQARIVWARPHPSGNGTLAGVAYVNPPAYLERSWIRHLLRVFDLDKLSVHDRRRDVRLPISLQATVDSRNVVEQAWVRDLGLGGALVECGRELEVGTHVTIFLVSAEGEHVSFEATVVRTVRGSTSSVWMSGLQFTGPADECREHLGRVLRARAFET; encoded by the coding sequence TTGCCCGACATCCCAGCAGAGAAGGCCGTCGATGACACCGCAGCGACGCCGTCTGAAACGGAACGGAGCCAGACCCAGGTGACCCCCTCTCTCCCCCAGCAGAACCGCAGAGTCGTGAGGTTGCGCTGCAACTATCCCGTGACCTGCTCCATGCTCGGCAAGCGATTCACGTCGCAGGTCGTCGACATGGGCCTCGAGGGGTTGCGGCTCGAGGTTCCGCTGCGCGTCGAGCGCGGCCAGCTCATCGCGCTGCGATACGAGGGTCCCACCACCTGCTATGACTACGACACCGTACAGGCGCGCATCGTCTGGGCCCGCCCCCATCCAAGCGGGAACGGGACCCTGGCGGGCGTGGCCTATGTCAATCCTCCCGCCTATCTCGAGCGTTCATGGATACGGCATCTGCTTCGTGTCTTCGATCTCGACAAGCTGAGCGTGCACGACCGTCGGCGCGACGTGCGCCTGCCCATCTCTCTGCAGGCCACGGTCGACTCGCGCAACGTGGTGGAGCAGGCCTGGGTGCGCGACCTCGGCCTCGGCGGCGCGCTGGTCGAGTGTGGCCGTGAGCTCGAGGTCGGCACGCACGTCACCATCTTCCTGGTCTCCGCCGAGGGAGAGCACGTCTCGTTCGAAGCCACTGTGGTGCGCACCGTGCGAGGTTCGACCAGCAGCGTGTGGATGTCCGGCCTGCAGTTCACCGGCCCCGCCGACGAGTGCCGAGAGCATCTCGGCCGCGTGCTGCGCGCCCGCGCGTTCGAGACCTGA